The Raphanus sativus cultivar WK10039 unplaced genomic scaffold, ASM80110v3 Scaffold0185, whole genome shotgun sequence genome contains the following window.
CAACTATTTattactttccaaaatatataattgatataaatactaattacttcctaatttattgtctttttagttggttatataaacaaaataaaaaatggtagTTTACACTTATTTGttataaatacaaaaactaaactaaaatatagtcattctgatttttttataaaaatatgaatagttaaatttataactattagtaaaacaaaaaaaattatggacctTCGAAAATTTTGGACCCTGTTCGACCGCTTCAGTTGCACGTGCTAAAAGACGGCCCTGATAATTATAGGATCTATGTTACATGCATGTGTTGCGAATTAATTGTCTTGTAAATACAAAATGAGAATGGCAAGAGAGAAGATAGACAAGAGTAACGTTGCATTGAGAAAAGTCATTCTTTCTGTCTGCTTCTTCTCTCCGTTGGCAATTTATCTTGACACTTGACAATGTTTTCTAAACGACACCCCCCTTGTCACATCTGATTTCATCTTCGAAGTACAAGAAAATCACTAGTTATTTAAAATTGGTTGTCATTTATTAGATTTTACTTGTGATGGATTTTAATGTATTCTCTTTACTTTACCACAGCTAAACCAATATTAGAGGTGGTGTTATTTGATTAaggttttttttgttgatcCGAGATATTCGGTGGGCATCCCCCAACCGATTAATTTTCGGGTCCTAACAACTGATTAAggtttttctaaaaataaatagaagatACAAATAAAATTCACGTATATACATTGTAATGAATGCTTCAAAATCTATTAAgaccagttacaaaaaaaaatctattaagaCATTCTAAAATTCAAATGCATCGACTATTTTCGTAAACATCAAAACACGTACGTAACACCAGTCTGGTCTCCTTTGTGCAAGGTCCTTGTaaaagtttgaaatttgaaCTGTGGAGATTTTTCTAGGAGAACCTTTGTGTACGGCATACTTAAGTGGTTTGGACTGCTAAAAATGTGACTGGGCCGTAACTCACTTCTGATCAACTTCATTCAGCaatctaaattattaaaactgaaatacaaaaaatacttaacccttagttttgCACAATAATTACAATAGAATGCCATTGGTCTTAAACTCTGAGTTCTGATCATTATAACTAACCGAGATTCACGTTTATTTTCTCTACCTTAACCGAAATTAGACCTATTAATAAATATGTTCCTCACGTTCAACCACTTGCCTTAATTTCTTTCTATCCATTTAATAATACACATTTTTGTGTACAGAAATTTAGAAAACCTTCATTACAATAATGGACCTTTCTATCAATATTTCAATACTTGCATaacaataaaaaacaaaaacatcgaATTATCAAAAACCatataatcaaaacataattGATCCTGAGGAATGCAAATAATGTCTCGATATCAAATAAGATCATAGTTTATATCATTgcattatataaacaaatttttatGTCATAAAATAAGATCCTACTTTATATTAATACTATTATTATCATATGCAGAATTAAAATCATTACTAAACCAACACAATTGAAAATCATGACTACGCAGTTAttagtttctaaaaaaaaaattatattacaatatatattcCTATATTTAAGCAAATACAATATCAATAACTAacaaaataatctttttttatttttattcttccAAATCACGTTACACATTTATTGCTAACCTCAAAATAATTACCTTCCATCATATATTCCTATATTTAAGCAATACAATATTTTCGATATCAGTCAACAACCACAAGATTCCTTATTTGTTCTCATTGCTTGCAAATCACGTAAAAAATCTTATACTAATTAACCTTTTTCGATTAACAACTAACAAACAGATGAACAACAAACATCACAGATGAAGAGATCAGTTTCTCCAACCGATGATATACGGGAAACTGAAAAGTCAGTAAAAACTGTCGTTTTCTGTTTTTTCCCGGAAGAAAATATAAATGGacttatatattaacaaaatggTAGATCGGTTTTAATTTGACACTTTAAGGTCCACAAATGgcccaaatatatttatataattacggTTTCTTAATCTAATTACTACAGAtatgtatttgaaatatatatttggaGTGACTTTGTAAATTGGTTTTAGAGTCTCTATgacttttcttttcctttttaacactatataaaagaaatcacaaaattatatgttttcttatttaaacataaaaaacaaGTTCGTATATTATACACTCTATGTTTAGTTTACcaagcaaaaaacaaaaaaaaacattgtaagaaaaataaaacctaTTTGTTTAAAAAGGTACactaaactaaataaacaagagacacaattttctaaaaaatcaataacatatgaaataataacatgaatgattttaaaactatgaaaaaaaaatacttcgaatatacatccgcgcgggcgcgcgggtcaAAAGCTAGTTTCCTTTTATTATTGGCTAATAAAACCTACATGTATAAATTTAACTGTACATGTTGAGGTTAATCTACCCATATTATATAGCAAGTAAGAAAAAGTATATGGTTGTACATCAAAAGGGATGTTTTTTTCCCAAAAGAACTTCACTTGTGAGTGATCAAGTACTTAAATTACTTCGAATTTGATATTCCTTTTTCATTCGTCAAACTAGCTAGAAGGGTTCAAGTATTAATGAGTAGAGAACAtcagaaatattttataagaactTTTTTTGGGATCACAACATTTATAAATCACTGCAAGACACATCATTTTTGGAAGTATTTATAAGAACTAAAACACACTCTTTGAAGGATAATACAATTTGGAAATAACAATGTGGGGGAAAGACAAGGCGCCAAGTACAATCTAGTGAGACACCACTCAACAGTACAACAACGATAAAATCACTAATACAAAAACTACTTAGATTTGGATTTGGTTTGCCACTTTTTTCTCCATCTGACCCTCTAAATCACCACCATGAGTTTGAGGATGACCCGTTATATCACCGGAAGCTGGAGTTGATAcaagcttgaccatatcaaTAGAATGATCCGACACCGTTTTGGGTTTCTCTGTGTCATCAGTTTTTGGAGCTTTGTAGTACTTGTATATGACGTAAAGAATCATTTGAACTGCTCCGAGAAACGCACCCATTATATTTGGAAGCTTCAATGAAAAATGTAatcacatcacacatcccattAATCTCCGacagataaaagaaaaatatgtatataattgtACTATCTATGTCTCTCTGACgcaatcatataatatataattgtaatcATAAAGCAAAAGGTGATGGAATCTCTTTTCCCTTAAACATGAACCACCCGTATCATATATAATTGCGCTCCATTATTATATGCTTATAAAAGATGTAATATTTTTGGAGGAAAAAAAAgatctaatattttttcaaaaaagataaatatttaatatcataAGAAAAAAGACTCACCGCAACGTAGAAGTCTTTAATAGCAAGACCATAGAAGAGCCATGTAATGGCACTGAGTGTAAGAAACAATGATAGAGAGAAGGGCATAAACTCCACACTCTTTGTTCGTATTACCACTCTCTGcatcaattttatatttttcacatgttaaactatataatatacgTAAACATAAAGAGATGCTAATAccagaaaaagaaagacaaaaaatcTTGAGCTATTAACTAGTTTCTTTATGGAGTCTATTATATTCTTTCTAAGCACTACCGCACTAGCATGCCCCCTTGCAAACATATATACGTCTATGTAGTGTAGTGAATACATTCTCATACCATGATGCTCAAAGGAGCAGCGAAGACGCAAACGGAAAATCCGACGCAAATCCCTCCAAGGACTTTCTCGCGGTTTGATCCTTTGGTCAATAACTCACAGACAAGAATAATAGCGGCAAAACCCAAGAAATTCAAGAGCCCAAGAACCTTCAAAGTTGATATCTACAGGTgttgtttatatatatcatcagctaaccaatttttatataagtGCATTTTTAATATAACCAAATAGGATGATATAATAATTCACGCGCTCTTACTCTTGCTTTCTTGTTAGCATATGTTATGAAGAGGATAATGTAGATGGTTTCGATAAAACATCCCACAGAGTTTATGGTAATCAAGAGGAAGCCTGATCCATCTTTTTGCAAAGCGTAGTAAATCCATAGCATCGCACTAAAGAGCGCTGACACATAGGGAAGTGATTGAAAGCCTTCTGTCGATTTTTTCTTGCAGATCCTAACAAAAGTTGGCCTACATGTACATGAAAAATATGatccaaaaatatgttttttttttttttgaaaaaaatatgtatttttaggtattaaataaaaagaaaacaaaaaaagaaagtgatTTTGAGATCGATGTTGCTTACACTGGTGCCAAGAACACGATGAACGATATGATGTTGCCTACAAAAATGCATATAGCATTGATAACATTAGTGAAAATGGACATGTACGTAAATTAACATGTATAGAGTATAGtgtatttgtgacaaaaaaagagtatagtgtatattttgtataagtttGATGTTTGTTGATGAAAGTTTATTAGATACTTACCCATGATTCCAAATGTAAATGCCAATACGTTTAGAGCCATTTTTGATTGTCTTGTGAATGATGTCTCGAGTATTTCTTTTTTACCTTGAATGAGACTATCGCGAAGAAACGAGTAAGGAAACAAGAAGAGATCTTTAACCCTTGATAGCTCTATTTGAGTTTTCTTCGATATGAATTTAACTGGGAGGACAATGGTACACACTATATAGAGACGGTTATGTGTAAGGGTACAATGCTAATATGTTTACGACGTCGTCGTTTTCGTGgtataagagagagagaagaacatcgtatatttctagttttcaaaaatgaaaaagattcGATCATTTCATGTGGTATGCACTCGTCGCGTGTATTGTATTTGTGTCAAACTTTTATGCCAAACGTTGGTTAATTATAATTACTATTATCGTAGCCATTTAAGTGagctttccttttcttttaaaccaaataaataaaataattgagcTAAACTTACTGGTATTTTGTTCTTTTGGTCTGGCAATTAAATAAACCAGTGATCagctatttgtttttcatttaatacTCATGGTGATTTTTTTACATCAAACAGttattctattattttgttttgagatAAGTCGTATAATCAGACCGGAATATAACAAATAACGAAACATAAAAGATCTTTGTAGAAAGACTTTTGGTGGTTATAAACTTTCATCAGTCATCACTGTATCTATATATATCACCTAAATTTCAATATACTACGAGGACTAGAACTAGCTAATTAAATTAGTTCTTTTCAATACCCATTATACGTATAACTTATATGTTTGTGAATTACTGTTCCACCAGGACTCAATCTAGCTAATTAGCTCCTATGTTACATTTTGAAGTTCCATCAAGGTACAACCGATGTTGGTTCCTTTCGTTCGTCGTACAAGTAAAAACTCAACGTTTAGGTGTCCACCACGTGTGACatattttatgttgtctttgaGCACTCTTGAACTTCATGATTTGGCAGCCAGAGTTAGGTCCGTAACTAATATTAGTTTATTAGTTTATTAGCTTTCATAACAACAAATAATAATACCGTGTTCCTTGCGATAATGTATACAAACGACTAGAGAAGAAAGctaaaattaaatgtataaaacaaAGAGTAGTGCGTTTCACCTTAATTAGACGCGACTGTCGCTTGTGTAAACCGTATAGGTAAGATTCATCAGCATTCTTCTTGATGTTCCACTTGGTTACTTTTCATGTTAATCTAGTCATGTATACAAGTATTATCGTATCCAACACAGTCTCCATGTTTATTCTTTGATAATCTGTCTCGTTCTATcataaaaaaatcatcaaatacttttagcaaaataaaaatcatcaaatcagaaATTTAACCAGTTAAGCTGATATCATTGgaattatttgatataaattagtGGAAGAATTCATCTCTGTTTGTGGCAAAGTGTATTCAGTTTGGGTTCGGGTAAGCCTGTAGGTAGCATCAATTCATCACTTAATGTATTTGTTACTTTGTGAAAAGTAATAccatatataacaaataaactaTCAAATGAGAAACTGAAAATGTATGGCTGAAACAAAAAAGCGTACCAAAAGGATGACTTGTGACTAGCTCATTTAATCAAAGACTACTTGACTAATTATATAAGATTTGCATTAAAATAAGTAGATAATTAGCAATGAAACTTTTTACTTTATGAAGTATCGGTGGTTCTTCTACGGTCAAAGGGAGTGGTGTTGCATCCAACCATGCAGATTCCTAATTAGATGGTTAACATTCTTTCCCAACCATTCCTCCCCATCCTTACTTTTTCACTCTTTTTGTTTCGTACATTcgaattcaaatatatttaactgAGAGTATAAAAGATGTCAGCAAAATATAGAGTACTGTAGGAGAAGAGCATCTGCTTTAATGTCACATACATAAGAAGTAcatcaaaatctaaatacatttgcagtatatatataatatattatacagTCTCAAGTCTTAAGAATGTTGTTGCAATAGGTAAATGATACAGCTGGGTGAATAGAACTTTAGTGAAAGAAATAATAGCTATGGAACAATCCATTAGGAAATATAGCTGTTGGAAGTAGATTTCATCCTCCAAACCCGCTTTAAAGATCCGGTACAATAGTCCAAATTAAAGGCCAATAGAACCGCAAGAGAGAACACTCATCATGATCGTACAAGAAGTGAACTCCACTTCCACTGAGTTAACATGGAAATGTAAAGAAGATCAGAGATAGTAAAGAAGCATTAATGGTACCAGATTTACAACGGATATTACGATTTCGGCAAAAATCAGCtataaaaaagagagaaagaaagggGAGGGATCTTGGCCTCTTGCACCGATCATATATTCTTATAAACTCTGATTTATTTGCAATCACATTTTGCCGTTCATCACGATGGCATCTCCATTAATTTATGCTTAGAAAGTTATTTTATTCGTTTCTCTTTTGatacataatattaaattaaattaaattaactcTAATTTTGAGTCGATCAGAGATCCATAGGTAGTGAGCTATGAAACAAGAATTGGTGCTTGCCTGCTTGGGGCAGCAGAACAGTACCACAAACTTCGTAATGTGCTCACGCGACCTCAGACCACTTGTATTCACTATTGTAATTGCATCGTACAAGAAAACTAACAAGGTTGGAATGTATCACATGACTTTGATACTCTCTTACTATTTCTGATAAGTCCCCTAGGTATCAACTTTGTTTCCAGAAAGTTGAGTTTGTTTCTTTGCCAAAAACTTacaatgtaaaaataaataattaaaatttacataaGAAATTGGATGAGTAAAATTCATTTTCAACATGTTAACGTCTGAccatcatatacatatatttttttttacggaaaaatgtatattttcttataagcATGTTAAGGAACGAACtaggtttacaaaaaaaaaatgttaaaggaACGAACTATAGAGCTTTGTAAatgattacaattttttaatgcCAGCCTAGAGACTATACGTTTGCCAGAATAAGATAAATTTTTGCAAGTTTTCTATAAGGAGAATTTTTATCTTCGTTGTCATTAACAGAAATTACGTTCGttttttatttgatcaaaagattacgttctttatatatatatatattatcccAATTCTTTTCTAAACACCAAATACTATAAAAACACGTGTAACTCTTTTCTAGAAAACAATCACGTGAATATACAAGGATCTGTGACCAAAATTGATGTATTCAAACTGAAAGTGCCCATCTGTTTAGGCAGAGGATTCGATCATCCAACGTCCTCAAATATCTTGTTTTGTGATCCTATCCACATGCTAATTTGCTATAAATTcccttcctctgtttcttattttttcagACCATTTCTCTTATCTTTCTTTTGTCTTCTTGGAGTTTCGGGATCTTACACCACACCAAACaaccaaacaacaacaaccataTCTTTGTCTTATTTGTATCATTTGTCCCCTTTTCTATACATTTTCAGCAATTAACAAGGAAAGTAAAGTTTGAATCTGAGTAATAATGGGAGACAATGAAGGGAAAAGAACATTAATGAATCTTAAGGTTCAAGTGTCGATGAGAGTGTTAACCGTCGGCGCTGCACTAGCCTCCATGGGGCTCATGATCACTAACCGTGAAGTGGCCTCTGTTTATGGCATTGCTTTTGAAGCTAAATACAGCGACTCCTCTGCCTTTAGGTACTCTCTTTGCTCATTTAAAATCAAGGTGCACTTACTGATCTAATTAGTGAAGATGATGGAAGATAAATCATCAATCCGCATAAAATTTCACCAAATCACGTTTGGAAATTAATTCACGGATGCATGGTAGAAAGATGCAAAAATTGAGAAATGTTATAGAAGAAATATCCATCTAATGTAACGTAGaagaatatgtaaaataaattctttCTTGAATTTCTTATATCTCATTCATATATCTCACTTGAAACCTAGAACATGGACAATTTTAAACCATTTAACCAGAATCATTATGGGAGCCAGAAAACCGATTGCTACAGTAAAGTAAGACATCGAGTATGCTTTGATATGTTACGCAGGTATTTGGTCTACGCATATATAGCTATCGCCGCCGTAACGTTGTTTACGCTCGCATGGGCTTGTTTGGCTGTCCGTAGAGGAGGATTTATTTTTGCACTCTTCGTCATTGATTTGGTAATTGTTGTCtatatgaataatatatatatatatgaacgtTTTGAGATGGGGTTTGATATGTAATGTTATACAGCTTATGGCTTTGACGGCGTTATCGGCTTTCTCTGCGTCCATGTCGGAGGGTTACATCGGAAAGTATGGTAATACACACGCCGGTTGGCTTCCGATCTGCGGCTATGTTCATAACTATTGCAATCGTGTTACACTCTCACTCGCTTTTTCCTTCGTCTCTTTTCTACTCTTGTTCATCCTTACAGTCTTAACTGCCTCCGCTGCTCGCCGTTCCTGAATATtctctttacatttttttactATACAATTGCTTATTCGTACTGCTTAAGATCTTTTAATCTTTCTTGTATACTTAGATTTTACCAGAAGAGAAgcataaaaaagaaattatattgaTTTCGTTTATTTATCTTTGAGACTCTTGTTACTTGTTATGTATGTGTGTTcatctgtttttgttttagaattTGTTAACAAACTATTTGAAATGACAGATTGAGATTAAAGATTTATAGctagaaaatgaaatattaaataagATACCGCCGTTgttcaaagaaagaaaaaacaagatgcCGCCGAAAAAAAGATGATAACTAAAAGGCCATTCATTGTCTACTCTCCCTGAAGTATTAACGAAATCATTTGGTTTTTGTAATACATTGTGCAAATAGAATTCTCGATGAAGAAAAGAGGAAAAGAAGACAAAACACAAATTTCACACAATAAGATGGTTTAAACTAAGAATGTGTAATGGTTTGATAATCTGATAGTTCGCTTACTTCTTTATTTGTCTTCAGTATACAACACATATATCTACTTAATGTAAAAATTGATTTGTTAATTTCTATAATAACTTTATAATTTCTGTTTAACAATAAGAAGTTTAGccataaaaagaaaacaagattttttgcCGGTCTAGACTTGAAATTCGGTCTAAATGGTTAATATGATAGGCTATAAAAGACGACATCTCCATTCTTTAGCATTAATCGGAAGATATTTCAAACTCAGATTATTGTTGATGGCTTTGGAGGAGAAGTTTGATATAGGTGTGGAGGAAGCTGATGCTCAGAACATAACGACGATTCAAGAAGCTGCTGATTTGGTTGAGGATCTTGTTCAGAAGAAACCTGCGGCTCCAGCTtcctaaactcttttttttctatttcctTCTGACCTTTCTTGGTTCAAGagcatttatttttttgcaatATTAGACCGTTTGTTACATTTCTTCTTCTGGAAGTTAAGATTGGATGTTTGACGATGAGACATCTCACTGAAGCTGTTCCATTGTAGACCAAACTAGGTCAGTTTTGGAAAAGGccattattattgttattattcaTATGCTGATTATTCTTCAGGCCATTTTCATAGTTCTTCCTTGTTTATTGTAATCAATGTAATATGTAACAATACGGTATGCTCACAAATAGTCTTTGGGTTTACGTTcgatatttgatttttgtttgttaaaatgttAAGAAGAAATTCATGGAAGGCCTTGAAAGCCCTGAACCCACCTTAACAACCAGCCCAATGGTCCGTTTTTTTTGAGTTTACGTTCGGTTCATTGCCAACGCCACATTCACAGGAACGAGACAAAAACACAAACGTGTCCTCAAGTAGACCCCTCTCGTTTACACATGCAGCGTCTGCATGGTGACGCCACTAACACGTGGATACTATTGCATGATGACGCCATTGACACATTACTCTTTTCCCCCCCCTCCCTTCTCTTCATATATCTAATCAATTTACAACACTCATTGCTACTCCAAAACAGAAACTCATCCCTCCCTTCAACAAGAGCATAATGGCTGATACTGCTAGAACCCATCACGATGTCACCGGCCGTGACCAGTACCCGATTTTGGGCCGAGACCGAGACCAGTATCCGTACGGACGATCAGATTACCAGATGTCTAGCCAAGACTACTCCAAGACTAGGCAGGTTGCTAAAGCTGTTACCGCAGTCACCGCTGGAGGGTCCCTTCTTGTCCTTTCCAGTCTCACCCTTGTCGGAACAGTCATTGCTTTGACTGTCGCCACTCCTCTGCTTGTTATCTTTAGCCCAATCCTTGTCCCGGCTCTCATCACAGTAGCGCTTCTCATCACTGGCTTTCTCTCCTCCGGTGGGTTTGGCATTGCAGCTATAACCGTCTTCTCTTGGATCTATAagtaagaatatatatatttattcatcatagataaaattttcaatttctcCAATATGTGTCTGTGCATGTTACCAGAATGTCTTACTTATCGAAGGGGTAGtgtattaattaaaagataatatttaaCAATTATGATATATGCTTTGAAAGAACAGAAAAAAGGCACAAGCATATTTCATAAACGTAATGGATAGAAAAGTGTTTATGTGTGTGTGGCTTTGGATTATTTTCAGGGACTTTAAGATGTTCCAGTAAATTGCCAAATTATCAATATAAGTTTTGGCTAACTGAACATAAAAGTTGACTTTTAATGTATCTTTATCTGTGTGTATGTAAATGATCGATGCATGTTTGTGTATGATTTATAGGTATGCAACGGGAGAGCACCCGCAGGGGTCAGATAAGCTGGACAGTGCAAGGATGAAGCTGGGAGGCAAAGCTCAGGATATTAAAGACAGAGGTCAATACTATGGACAGCAGCATACAGGTGGGTATGGACAACAGCATACAGGTGGGGAGCACGACCGTGACCGTACCCGTGGAACCCATCACACCACTACCACAACATAAATCACGTCATAGCCCCAGTAAACTCGATGTCAGGAGAGTCCAGTTCATGAGGAATAAGGTGTTTAGAATTTGATCAGGGTGGGTAATAAAAGGGGAAGCAGATAtcatcagttttttttctttttgttataaataatgTGTAAGTTAAGTGTGTTTCTCTTATCAAATGGTACCATGTTTTGTTGTGTTATTCTCTTTGTGGTAAATTGTAAACCTTTATGCTGTACTTTATTTGCCTTGTTTAAGTGGTAACTTCTATATGGAGAAGTCTTTGTTCGTCGAACTCATGCTTGGTCTGTCTagcttcttttccttttttaagtaCTGAGCAATATGACCACATGGCTCGTCACACAGTCAAAACATGCCTGGTATGTTCTGAACCGTGACCTCGGAAATAATGCGGTTCAATGTGCTGTTTCCGGATTGTCAAACCAGAACTGTAAACCGGATTGTTAACCCCTAGCATTCCATATTCTAACCAATTAATTCACTCGCAAGCAACCAAAGACGTAAAGAACAAGAATTATATAGAGTTACCTCGAGTAAAAAAGCAGAGAAAAAGTCTCCAATGATGGTTTTCCCTTTCCCTTACGAAATGTCTTGTGAACTTCAAATTGGTTTTCGTGTTTTCATGCTGTTGAGTACAATATGTAAATTCCCAACTATTGTGCATAAAACATCAGATATtcgaacatatttattttaattcttgaGTTAACTTTTTTGTTTATACAAGATGGGAAACTACTTTTATGAATATAGTTTACTGTATTTATTGAATTGAATGCAATTGAAAACAGATAAATAGTAATCTTGCCGTGGAGAAGAAGGATCAagcaaaacaaagcaaagaaaatCAAGGAAAGTCAAAATATTCTTGAGAACATCCTTAAAGAACATTTTGTATATAAGCTGATCTGTCTTCTGGAAATCATCAAATCTGTACGAAGAAACCTAAGACATAAGCAAACTTGAAACAGAGCCATTCATTACAACAACTgctattttataactaattgatCCGAATCGGTAGACGAAAAGACAAAAACTGTTCACCGAGTTAACGTAAAACTTACGAAACCTATCGGAGTAAACAAGTTACAATTTGTCTGTCTCATGTTTGATAGAGGAAGAGGGATGCTACGCGCCGCCGGCAGTGGGATTCTACGCGCCGCCGGCAGAGGGGTGTTAGGCGCCGCCGGAAGAGGGATGCTACGCGCCGCCGGACGCGCGATGAAGAGGACCGGCGTAGCCAAAGGCGGTAATATTCAAGATCCCTTTGTTTCATCACCAGCTGGGAACGCTTCTGTCTCGCTTGGTGGAGGTTATGTTCATAAATTTGGACCAAACAATCTGAGGATCTCGGCGGCGTCAGGGTCGCTGTTGAATCTTCCGGTGGCTACGACTTCGAGATGGAACGGGGGCGCTTTTTCGTTTAGTAGTTCCGGCGTTTATGAAGAAGACTTAGAGTGGGTTACGGTggaagagaatgaagaagaagaggactCTGTTTTTGGCTCTGTTCCTTCTGTTGATGAAGTTGAAGATGCTGTTTCTGCTCTCAAGCagtaatcattttttttttcttcttcta
Protein-coding sequences here:
- the LOC108821257 gene encoding bidirectional sugar transporter SWEET14, coding for MALNVLAFTFGIMGNIISFIVFLAPVPTFVRICKKKSTEGFQSLPYVSALFSAMLWIYYALQKDGSGFLLITINSVGCFIETIYIILFITYANKKARISTLKVLGLLNFLGFAAIILVCELLTKGSNREKVLGGICVGFSVCVFAAPLSIMRVVIRTKSVEFMPFSLSLFLTLSAITWLFYGLAIKDFYVALPNIMGAFLGAVQMILYVIYKYYKAPKTDDTEKPKTVSDHSIDMVKLVSTPASGDITGHPQTHGGDLEGQMEKKVANQIQI
- the LOC108821344 gene encoding CASP-like protein 1F1, which encodes MGDNEGKRTLMNLKVQVSMRVLTVGAALASMGLMITNREVASVYGIAFEAKYSDSSAFRYLVYAYIAIAAVTLFTLAWACLAVRRGGFIFALFVIDLLMALTALSAFSASMSEGYIGKYGNTHAGWLPICGYVHNYCNRVTLSLAFSFVSFLLLFILTVLTASAARRS
- the LOC130501401 gene encoding oleosin Bn-III-like, which codes for MADTARTHHDVTGRDQYPILGRDRDQYPYGRSDYQMSSQDYSKTRQVAKAVTAVTAGGSLLVLSSLTLVGTVIALTVATPLLVIFSPILVPALITVALLITGFLSSGGFGIAAITVFSWIYKYATGEHPQGSDKLDSARMKLGGKAQDIKDRGQYYGQQHTGGYGQQHTGGEHDRDRTRGTHHTTTTT